The Limanda limanda chromosome 13, fLimLim1.1, whole genome shotgun sequence region tacataagtctatatacacatatttatacatgtgtacatgttataattactattattatatcaccattactattattattatatatactgttgctgccattattaccatatactgcttttatattggtataattactatcatatataaatatatattatgttatattatatactatatatactgtaatattgttatatactgtctaacaataccattaccatcatatcatcagtacttttaccatcatcttgccaatgcaccttatctacctattttattgtattttatcttgtgcttctgtttttttattctttctacctcaatatttttaattttattctattgtattgtattgtattttattgtattcaaatataccggctgctatgacaacttaatttcccttcggggatgaataaagtactctatctatctatcaatctaaatcgaatgcttgcaccatgtcgttgcttAGTGCTCGTAAAAATTCAGCGATGTAgcccagtgattctcaaactgtgtggcgagCGACTGGGAGGGTGGGACGCGACGCTGAAGGTGGGTGAGACACTGGCTGGGATCCTTCTGCTGTGGCTCGGTGTGTTTCTGAATATCGCTTTAGTTGGCAGACACCTCTTACGAGAAACAAGTCTAACAAGCTACTTACAATGAAatttgtatgaactgaactttgaactatttcatgagaggtgtgaacttgcacaacactgaaggccaatttatgcctctccgttttttctattacggacagataagaccgccctatccgtcgtgaaacgccctctccgaatgcttccgacagcttttcgtacacgtctgatttttctaactatccgtcttcatgttggagacccgacggaccgctcttggctgtgattggtccgcgaaggacatcatttccgtatgacgtcatttccgtatttccggacctcaaacttcctgtttacttttagcaacaaacacgaacacaactatgattctacgattaatgtgacgtgtgtgttaagccagcggagttgtccggctgacggtggctcgttagagcactgagggcatgtgtgcacggtcacatacggttataacgagctttcaaaacggcgctagcaggctaggctagccaccatgctaactgcggtggtaacagtgcaagaacctgccgtcacgactttaattccacttctatcatgacactgtttctataataccgtcaggttagaagcaaacactgggtagtagttagtgccgggagtccctgctgactgtgtgtggaagctgggggggagctaggtccgagtagcttctagctacatgtagcctcaagcagattcaagctgtggaatcagcaacacagttcggaaacaagaccggggaaccgcttcgctaagaaacgattacatcagcatcttgacccgctgggtgtcactttatttagttctgttagttgccatggttcagtgtgtgggaggaaagcaggaaggagatgaaataaacaaacgGGGACTTCTTCTACGCCagatggggtaggcttctctgagctcgtcttccgttgcgccacctatgggtttggcggggaattgtttttagacggatagtcgtcggagaagtaaaaatcaaaaagactctttgtcctccgctgagacctctccgagaaacggatacgtagaagtatataagagccttgatACCAGGCTATCTTGCAGAAACCACAGCGACCAAGTGACGAGCCCTGTCATAGAACGCATGAGACTTAGCTGCACCTTCTGACGCTATATATGAAATACCAGGGTCAGGAAATACtatgcaaaacatttctttgCTCTCTTTCAGTATGAACGTGAGTGTCTATGAACAATAAGAAGTGTCATCATCCATTAATGAGACGATGAAAGGTGACTGATGAGGGGCCGGGGAAAATGTATTGTGGTGTGTTACACTtgccattttgtattttttcctaAATGACAGCATCAAGGATGTAAATAAGAAACCATGTAAACAACTGCaattttactctctctctctctctacacaagGGAAAACAACATAgtaggttttatttttcatagtAGCAGACAAAGTATTCAACAATAACATCAGAACTCACATTAATAACTACTGTATATTAATACAGTGCCACATTAAGATCCATACATATCGTAACACTTTTTCTGCCGTATTACACTCNNNNNNNNNNNNNNNNNNNNNNNNNNNNNNNNNNNNNNNNNNNNNNNNNNNNNNNNNNNNNNNNNNNNNNNNNNNNNNNNNNNNNNNNNNNNNNNNNNNNNNNNNNNNNNNNNNNNNNNNNNNNNNNNNNNNNNNNNNNNNNNNNNNNNNNNNNNNNNNNNNNNNNNNNNNNNNNNNNNNNNNNNNNNNNNNNNNNNNNNCATCCATCTTCCCCTACTGATGATagcacatctctctctctctctctctcatcaggTCATGGCTGAACCCAGGATATCTTCCATTGATGGGAAGTTAGATGAAGAATTTGTTGTTCCCGCCCATGTTGAGGAGGTCAAGGCAAAGATGTTTGCTTTTGCGACCCAACATGCGGCTGCAGGTCGCTTGGTGGTTCTCATCACGTCCGGGGGCACCAAAGTTCCCCTCGAGTCGCGCACTGTCCGCTTCCTCGATAACTTCAGCAGTGGCAGACGAGGAGCCTGCTCAGCAGAGTACTTCATAGACTCCGGCTATGCTGTCGTCTTCCTGCACAGGCACCGCTCCATCTACCCTTATACTCGAATGTTCTCGAACATAAATGTGCTGGATGCCCTGCAGTTCACAAGTGGGGATGAAGCTTCTGGCTTCTCCGGTGAAGTGCTAGTTAACCCACAGGTGCTTCCTAACATAGCCAAAGTGCTGAAGAAATACCAGAGAGTGAAAGATGGCGAACTTCTCCTGCCCATTGAGTTCAGCACTCTGTCAGAGTATCTGCATCTTCtcaaagcagcagcacaggcaCTCAGCACTATAGGTACAGATCAATAACAATTCATAGGTTGAAGTCCTTACTGAACAAATTATTCATAATCTGTTATCCAATGTTTTTTCTGCACATAGGACCAAAGGCCATGTTTTATTTGGCAGCAGCTGTGTCTGATTTCTATATCCCAGCATCTGAGATGCCTGAACACAAAATCCAGTCTTCAAATGGTCCTCTTCAAGTGAGTAGGAATACCGCTGTACATTCAAGATTTCAGTTTCTAATTTAGACTGAGGTGGCTGTATGGTTCTAGGCATGGAAGTGTGGCTTTTGTACATGAGATCCCATACTTTTGATCCTGTGCCATCATCAGGTCCAGTTATTGTTTATTCAACACTTTTTTATGACCAAATACCTGCaaaacaaactagaatggcaaTCATTAGAATGTTTCAAATTTAAAGGGTTCTTCCCTGAGCTATCTCTCCTGTAGATTTGTGTTATGTTACttataaacaaagaaaagaacaggggtgaaaacatagtCTCTTTGGTTGAGGGAATGATATTCTGGTCAGCCTAAACTATTAAATGTTTGCATACTAACATGATAAACAAACCAGCTAAGCATGTTAGCATTTAACTCAAAGCACTGCTGTGTCTAAGTACAGCCTCACGGAACAGTAAGTATGGCTGTTGACTCAGTCCTGTTATTAATGACAtatttttctctccttcagCTTAGCTTGAACATGGTCCCTAAGATACTGTCCCCACTGGTGAAGGACTGGGCACCTCAGGCATTCGTCATATCTTTTAAACTGGAGACCGACGCAGCAATCCTGTTGGACAAGGCTCGTGGAGCTCTGAACAACTACAGGCACCAGGTGGTGGTGGCCAACGTACTGGACTCTAGACGGGGTTACGTGGTGGTGGTGACCCCAAAAACTCAGGATGAGCTGATCCTCACAGATGAGGACGTGAAGCATGAGGTGGAGATAGAAGAGAGGATAGTGAGCAACCTGACAGCAGCACATAACAGGTTCATAAATCAACAAGTGAGTTGACAGTCATCACCTGAACGTCTGAGTCAGTGACGCAGCTTTAAGTTCTGTCTGTTCTCTTCCCAGATCCTGAGCTTAAATTCAATCTTCCCTGTTTTTGCTGTACATGCTGTGCTAAGTATATCTGCAAAAACATGACTGCCCTTTTGCAAAATGAGTCTCTATGATTCTAGCGCTGTCTGTACAAAATCAATAT contains the following coding sequences:
- the LOC133017574 gene encoding phosphopantothenate--cysteine ligase-like; amino-acid sequence: MIAHLSLSLSHQVMAEPRISSIDGKLDEEFVVPAHVEEVKAKMFAFATQHAAAGRLVVLITSGGTKVPLESRTVRFLDNFSSGRRGACSAEYFIDSGYAVVFLHRHRSIYPYTRMFSNINVLDALQFTSGDEASGFSGEVLVNPQVLPNIAKVLKKYQRVKDGELLLPIEFSTLSEYLHLLKAAAQALSTIGPKAMFYLAAAVSDFYIPASEMPEHKIQSSNGPLQLSLNMVPKILSPLVKDWAPQAFVISFKLETDAAILLDKARGALNNYRHQVVVANVLDSRRGYVVVVTPKTQDELILTDEDVKHEVEIEERIVSNLTAAHNRFINQQVS